Genomic window (Chionomys nivalis chromosome 7, mChiNiv1.1, whole genome shotgun sequence):
ATACTAGGAAGGCAAAAGGATTGTCTGGAACAAGGTACCAAGGGAAACCAAGggtccctccctcttcccagacaaTCACTGAGTGTCACTGCTTCCAGAGAATAAAGCTGCTGAATCAATCTTCCCCTCCTCCACGGAGTcaattgtttctctgtataacaaagCATGTCAGGGAGACCACTGCAACTGAGCATCCTTCTGATGCCTGCAGCTGTTTGCTGCCCATCAACTCAAAAATCCCAGTGCAGAATAAACCAATTACTGCAAATTATTTAACACTTTtcccagcaaaaacaaaacaaaaaaccaaaaaacaaaaacatttttatagttCATAACTTCAAAAAATACAGGAGCTTGATAAAATATACATGCTTAGTCACTTTTGTATCTAGCAGAAaacaaatactttatttatttttttaaccttataaCCTTTAAAGTTTCTTAATTCAACTAGGGCAAACATATTTACAGAAAGCCACCAGAACAAGGATCACTTAAAGAGCTGGATGTAAAAAATATTATTGCAGTATACTACAAATACGGAACCTTTTTAATATGGGCTACAAAAAGCAGCATTTACgtttatagattcagtgcaattttacattaaaaaatcctataaattaagaagaaaacatCAACATAACAGAAGAAAATATACCCTCCAGACATGAGCTCCTTTCTGGGAAGCACATGAGTGACTCTATGTCCGCACAGCTTCTACTCATGATAGGATCTTCTTTTCTGGGATATGTAGATGCCTCTTCTGGGATGAGGGGCATGAAGACAGTAGTGCCAAATGCGTGGCTCTGTTTGTAAGGAAAGTGGATCGAATTGCagcctgagttgcttttggttctAGGTTAGACTCCCTCTTCTACCTCATCTGGGATAATGTCACGAAATGTTGTTCAAAGACACTGCCCAAAAGTGGTGGAGGTTCCACTGCTGAAGAGAGACAGCCTGGCATTGAGAAGGCCAGGCCAGATGGGCCCATGGCAAGTGCTTTGGTGACAACCCATTAGAGGAgggaaatgttttaaatttacaggaggaagagcagaggactACAAAGTAGAGGAGGAAGTATCTATGCTTGACAGTCTGCTGCAGAGGAGTGTGGGTAGCACTTACTGGTGTTCCCTAAGGTAGAAACACAGGAGGGAGAACGAATAGATAGGGGGAAAATATCCCTGATAGTAAACCCAAAGCAAACCTCAAATCTAAATCCATCCCTGCAAGCCAAAACTCATTTCTTTGGCTGTCAAGACACTGCCCATTCCAGCTTTCACTTGCTGGTATAAATGGCTCAACACCCCCAAGGGAAGAACAGGTCACCTTCCCTGGCCCAACTTAAACTTCTAAGTCCCAACTCAAGTACCATGGCTGGGAGGGTGCTGCAGGTCCTGACCTGAGAAGATGGGGTGAAGAAGAGGGTGAAGATGAAGGGCAgtggcagctgcagcagcaggccGTGGTGCAAGCAGGGTGGGATAGAGGGCAGCATGTGGGACAGGATGGAAAGTGAAGGGTCCGGGATGGATGGCTGAAGCAGGAATTATATGGATAGGGTGACTAGCAAGAAAAGTGGCAGGGTGGCCAGGGATGATTGAGTGAGTGAGATGGGACAAGGAAATTGGAGTCAGATGGGGCTGGGGAATATGATGTACTTGGGCAAGTGGCTGGGGGTGAGGATGAGGGTGAATGCCAATGGCGGCGGCAGCAGCCGCAGCATGATGTTGTAGAATGGCATGTTGGACAGTTGTGATGGAGGTGGCAGAGGCTGTGGCTGGCTGCTGAATGTGGATAGGTTGCAGGGCTGGTGTGGCTGGGGCCAGGGCTGCTGAGGTTGGAAAGGCCTTTACTTGTTTGGCCAGAAGCTGCTGCTGGATGTGCTGCTGTGCAGCCTGCTGGAGCTTGCTGTACTTCTCCATCTCCTCAGGGGTGAAGGTGATGGGCTGGCTTTCTAGAGGAGCCAAGGAAGCATCCTCAGTCCCATCTGTTGACTCAACACTAGGCTCTCCACTGGGAGCATAGCTGGGGAAGTGCTCAAGGTCTGGGGCTATAGGCAGCAAGCTGGATTCCACAGGGCCTGGTTGACTGCCACTATCCAGAGACTCCAGGGTATCCCCATCACTGGGATCAGGGAGGTAGTTATGGGAGAGGGCTGGATCCCCAGGATAGCAGTCAGTGTGTGCTGCGGTACCTAGCGGAGCCACAGAGTGATCAGCAGTAGCTTCTTCAGACTTTGGCTCTTCTGGGGGAGGGTCTGATAAGGGACCAGTTGTTTCCTCTGAGGAGAAGTGATGCCCAAATGGAGCATCGCCACTTCCTGGGGACCCTTCTTCTGGCTCTGACTGTTCCTGCTCTTCACCCCTTTCCAAGCCAGACTCTTCACATTTCTTACTGGGCTTCCGGGTAGCTGGGAGCTTCCCTATCAGTGGAAGGACAGGCTTATTACCAAGAGAAGGGGGGAGCTTAGGCCCAAAGTAACCTTGTGGGGGATTCTTGTACTTGAGCCCAACCTTATTAGGGGTGGCCAGCACCTCCTCACACACATTGGGTTTCCTCTCCACTTTCCTGGACTGGATCTTCTCTAATAGCAGCCTAGCAGTGACAGAATTCTTATCTTCAGGACTGCAGTCACTCTCTGATCCCCTTCCTGTGCCAGTGCTGCTGTTCTGGGAGGGCAGGCCTGTTCCTTTACTGTCGTCTCCTCTgccatcttctttctttccaggaCCTTCTCCCCGACCTGATCGGTAATAGTGGGGAGACTGGGAGCGGTAGATCTTTGACCGAATGAAATCCCGACGGCCAGAGCGCCTCTCCTCTGGGCTCTCATGGCCCCACGACCCCTTTCTGGAGCCTGATCTCTGGGAAGGGCTCCTGGTGCTACGGCTTCGGTCTCGGCTATAGCTCCGGCTTCGCTGCCAGCTGTGGGCTGTAGTGCTGCGACTTCTCCTCTTGCTTCGACTGCGACTACAGCTACTGCTGCGGCTTCGGCCCCGGGATCTTGAGCGCTCCCTCGTATGACTCCGAGATCGGCTTCGGGACTGGCTGCAGCTGAGGCTATAGTCGTCATCGGATGATGAGTATTTGTGTCGTTTGCACCTGTGTTTGGAGCTGGCATAGTCTGAGTCATCTGAATCATGAGAGCGCTTCGAGTGCCTTCGGGACCGGTCACTGTAGTCACTGTAGCTATCATCAGAGTAACTGTGCTGCCTACTATAGCAGCTCTGGTCTGAAGAAGCATCAGAGCTGCTCGAGTAAGAACGCCTGGAGCAACGGTGTGGGGAAGGGCGACGGCCAGACCGAGAGCGGCTACGAGAATGCTCACTGCCTGAATCTTCgtcttcatcctcctcttcttcctcttcttcctcctcctcttcctcactgtACTGGGATGGAGACTGCTGATGCAGCCTGTGAGAAGAGGCATCATCACTATCCTCATCCCCACTACTGGGTTGGCTCCGACGGCTGGAGCGGCTGCTACGTTTAGTGCCAGCTCTCCGCTGGCAGGATGAAGTTGGAGGTTCACCTTTGTGTTTCCTCCCACTGTGATCTTGGGAACTGCTACCACCTCCATCATCCTCTTTTTTGCTGCTGTTTCCTTCTTCAGCAGGAAGGGATCTCCGCTGGGAATCATCTTGGGTGCGCCGGCGTCGTCTTGGTGGTGCAGGGCTACCACTCCCTGGTGGTTCTGGTTTGGGTCCTCGCTCAGAATCAGCTGGGGCTGATGACTTGTTCTTCTTTCGCTTTCGTTTTTTACGCTTCTTAGATTTCTCTCCACACTCTGCCTTAGAACTTTTCTCTTCCACATCAGCCTTGTGTTTCCGTTTATGCTTACTGgattttttgtgtttctttttctttttgtgtctgtggGACTTGCCTGATGGTTCTTTCTTGCTAAGATGGCTTCTTCCTGTGTCTCCAGTCTCTGACCCATGACCACCACCAGGCTCCTGCTTGTTCAGGCTGCTACAGGCAGCCCCTGAGACAGGTTCATCCATTCTGCCTTCTGAGGAGTGTTCTACACTCTGCTCCCCCTCCTTACTTTTATCCGGCTCTCTAGAATCAAGGCCCTGGAGACGATCCTTTGAGGAGCCTCCGTcatcttttggtttttctgtccCTTTAGCCCTGGCATCTTTGTTTCTTGAAAGTTTAAAGTCAAAGTATAAAGGATTACAACTGTAGGAAACAGAGGGTTCTGCTTTGGTGAAGATTAATAGTTCTGATGGCCACTGGAGGGCAGTGCTTTCATCCTTGCTCAAAACTGGGAAGAATGGACCAGTGGGATGTTTGG
Coding sequences:
- the Gpatch8 gene encoding G patch domain-containing protein 8 isoform X2, with protein sequence MGMGRMEMELDYAEDATERRRVLEVEKEDTEELRQKYKDYVDKEKAIAKALEDLRANFYCELCDKQYQKHQEFDNHINSYDHAHKQRLKDLKQREFARNVSSRSRKDEKKQEKALRRLHELAEQRKQAECAPGSGPMFRPTTVAVDEDGGDEDKDESSTNSGASAISSCGLGSEFSTDKGGSFTAVQITNTTGVAQAPGLASQGISFGIKNTLGPPLQKLGVSFSFAKKAPVKLESIASVFKDHAEEGTSEDGAKTDEKSSDQGVQKAGDTDGSSNLEGKKEDEDPADGGSLASTLSKLKRMKREEGTGATEPEYYHYIPPAHCKVKPNFPFLLFMRASEQMEGDHSTHSKNAPDNKKSSSPKPKGCIKAAANQGVEKAIGEVSEPPQKETALTEPSEPGDKSESKKGSGGGIGEQSMESQETSESQTRDSNPKEVPQATSAAIAGQGPKHPTGPFFPVLSKDESTALQWPSELLIFTKAEPSVSYSCNPLYFDFKLSRNKDARAKGTEKPKDDGGSSKDRLQGLDSREPDKSKEGEQSVEHSSEGRMDEPVSGAACSSLNKQEPGGGHGSETGDTGRSHLSKKEPSGKSHRHKKKKKHKKSSKHKRKHKADVEEKSSKAECGEKSKKRKKRKRKKNKSSAPADSERGPKPEPPGSGSPAPPRRRRRTQDDSQRRSLPAEEGNSSKKEDDGGGSSSQDHSGRKHKGEPPTSSCQRRAGTKRSSRSSRRSQPSSGDEDSDDASSHRLHQQSPSQYSEEEEEEEEEEEEDEDEDSGSEHSRSRSRSGRRPSPHRCSRRSYSSSSDASSDQSCYSRQHSYSDDSYSDYSDRSRRHSKRSHDSDDSDYASSKHRCKRHKYSSSDDDYSLSCSQSRSRSRSHTRERSRSRGRSRSSSCSRSRSKRRSRSTTAHSWQRSRSYSRDRSRSTRSPSQRSGSRKGSWGHESPEERRSGRRDFIRSKIYRSQSPHYYRSGRGEGPGKKEDGRGDDSKGTGLPSQNSSTGTGRGSESDCSPEDKNSVTARLLLEKIQSRKVERKPNVCEEVLATPNKVGLKYKNPPQGYFGPKLPPSLGNKPVLPLIGKLPATRKPSKKCEESGLERGEEQEQSEPEEGSPGSGDAPFGHHFSSEETTGPLSDPPPEEPKSEEATADHSVAPLGTAAHTDCYPGDPALSHNYLPDPSDGDTLESLDSGSQPGPVESSLLPIAPDLEHFPSYAPSGEPSVESTDGTEDASLAPLESQPITFTPEEMEKYSKLQQAAQQHIQQQLLAKQVKAFPTSAALAPATPALQPIHIQQPATASATSITTVQHAILQHHAAAAAAAIGIHPHPHPQPLAQVHHIPQPHLTPISLSHLTHSIIPGHPATFLASHPIHIIPASAIHPGPFTFHPVPHAALYPTLLAPRPAAAAATALHLHPLLHPIFSGQDLQHPPSHGT
- the Gpatch8 gene encoding G patch domain-containing protein 8 isoform X1, with amino-acid sequence MADRFSRFNEDRDFQGNHFDQYEEGHLEIEQASLDKPIESDNIGHRLLQKHGWKLGQGLGKSLQGRTDPIPIVVKYDVMGMGRMEMELDYAEDATERRRVLEVEKEDTEELRQKYKDYVDKEKAIAKALEDLRANFYCELCDKQYQKHQEFDNHINSYDHAHKQRLKDLKQREFARNVSSRSRKDEKKQEKALRRLHELAEQRKQAECAPGSGPMFRPTTVAVDEDGGDEDKDESSTNSGASAISSCGLGSEFSTDKGGSFTAVQITNTTGVAQAPGLASQGISFGIKNTLGPPLQKLGVSFSFAKKAPVKLESIASVFKDHAEEGTSEDGAKTDEKSSDQGVQKAGDTDGSSNLEGKKEDEDPADGGSLASTLSKLKRMKREEGTGATEPEYYHYIPPAHCKVKPNFPFLLFMRASEQMEGDHSTHSKNAPDNKKSSSPKPKGCIKAAANQGVEKAIGEVSEPPQKETALTEPSEPGDKSESKKGSGGGIGEQSMESQETSESQTRDSNPKEVPQATSAAIAGQGPKHPTGPFFPVLSKDESTALQWPSELLIFTKAEPSVSYSCNPLYFDFKLSRNKDARAKGTEKPKDDGGSSKDRLQGLDSREPDKSKEGEQSVEHSSEGRMDEPVSGAACSSLNKQEPGGGHGSETGDTGRSHLSKKEPSGKSHRHKKKKKHKKSSKHKRKHKADVEEKSSKAECGEKSKKRKKRKRKKNKSSAPADSERGPKPEPPGSGSPAPPRRRRRTQDDSQRRSLPAEEGNSSKKEDDGGGSSSQDHSGRKHKGEPPTSSCQRRAGTKRSSRSSRRSQPSSGDEDSDDASSHRLHQQSPSQYSEEEEEEEEEEEEDEDEDSGSEHSRSRSRSGRRPSPHRCSRRSYSSSSDASSDQSCYSRQHSYSDDSYSDYSDRSRRHSKRSHDSDDSDYASSKHRCKRHKYSSSDDDYSLSCSQSRSRSRSHTRERSRSRGRSRSSSCSRSRSKRRSRSTTAHSWQRSRSYSRDRSRSTRSPSQRSGSRKGSWGHESPEERRSGRRDFIRSKIYRSQSPHYYRSGRGEGPGKKEDGRGDDSKGTGLPSQNSSTGTGRGSESDCSPEDKNSVTARLLLEKIQSRKVERKPNVCEEVLATPNKVGLKYKNPPQGYFGPKLPPSLGNKPVLPLIGKLPATRKPSKKCEESGLERGEEQEQSEPEEGSPGSGDAPFGHHFSSEETTGPLSDPPPEEPKSEEATADHSVAPLGTAAHTDCYPGDPALSHNYLPDPSDGDTLESLDSGSQPGPVESSLLPIAPDLEHFPSYAPSGEPSVESTDGTEDASLAPLESQPITFTPEEMEKYSKLQQAAQQHIQQQLLAKQVKAFPTSAALAPATPALQPIHIQQPATASATSITTVQHAILQHHAAAAAAAIGIHPHPHPQPLAQVHHIPQPHLTPISLSHLTHSIIPGHPATFLASHPIHIIPASAIHPGPFTFHPVPHAALYPTLLAPRPAAAAATALHLHPLLHPIFSGQDLQHPPSHGT